Part of the Cloacibacterium caeni genome is shown below.
ACAATTTTTAAGTTCTGCAGAGGATGTAGAAAATTTGGTGGTAGGAACTTCGCAAAATATGCCCGTTTACCTGAAACAAATTGCAAAAGTAGAAGACGGAGCACAATCTCCAGCCAATTATGTGAGTTTCGGTTATGGTAATGCAGTAGAAAATGGTAAAAAATTCAAATCAGAATATCCTGCGGTTACGCTTTCTGTTTCTAAAGTAAAAGGAGCAGATGCGATGAAAATTTCTGAACAGATTTTGGATAAAGTAGAAGATTTAAAGAAAACTTTAATTCCGAATGATGTTCATGTAGAAGTCACCAGAAACTATGGAGAAACCGCTTCTCACAAAGTTTCAGAATTATTGATGCACCTTGGAGTAGCGATTTTAGCAGTAACCGTTTTGGTAATGCTCGCAATGGGTTGGAGAGGCGGATTAGTCGTGTTTTTCTCAGTTCCTTTAACCTTTGCATTGACACTTTTCAGTTACTATATGTTGGGTTATACGCTGAACAGAATCACGCTTTTCGCATTGGTTTTTGTGGTGGGAATTGTGGTAGACGACAGTATTATTATTGCTGAAAACATGCACCGACACTTCCACATGAAGAAATTGCCATTCAAACAAGCTGCAATTTATGCCATTAATGAAGTGGGAAACCCGACCATTTTGGCTACGTTCACTGTAATTGCCGCCATTTTACCGATGGCTTTCGTAAGCGGAATGATGGGACCTTATATGTCTCCAATGCCAATTGGTGCTTCTATTGCAATGATGCTTTCATTGTTCGTAGCGTTAACCGTTACTCCTTATTTAGGTTATCATTTATTGAAAGTAAAAGATGACGAAGAGCATAAGGAAGAACAAGGTATGGAAGCCAGCAAAATCTATAGAATTTACAAAAAAATAGAGCAACCATTCTTAGACAGCGGTAAAAAACGTTGGACGATGATGGGAATTACCGTAGTATTGTTATTGATTTCTATGTTGGCTTTCGCTACAAAATGGGTGGCAGTAAAAATGCTTCCTTTTGACAATAAAAATGAAATCCAAGTGGTGATTGATATGCCAGAAGGAACGACTTTGGAAAGAACGGCTTCGGTTTCTCAAGAAATTGCACAATACCTGAAAACCGTTCCAGAAGTGGTGAATTATCAGTCTTATGTTGGTTCATCTGCACCGATTACTTTCAATGGTCTAGTTCGTCATTATGATATGCGTGGACAAAGCAATACTGCTGATATTCAGGTGAATTTATTGCACAAAGAAGACAGAGATAACCAAAGTCACGATGTAGCGAAGAACATTCGTCCAGAAATTCAGAAAATTGCGAAAAAATACAATGCCAATGTAAAAATTGTAGAAGTTCCGCCTGGTCCGCCAGTTTTATCAACGATTGTGGCAGAAATTTATGGTCCTAATTACGATGAGCAAATTAAAGTAGCTAATCAGGTTCAAAATATTCTGAACAATACAGATGATGTGGTAGATGTTGATTGGATGGTTGAAGCTCCACAAACAGAATTCAAACTGGTAGCTGATAAAGAAAAAGCAATGTTGAACGGTGTTGCACCAGCGCAAATTGTAGGAAATCTTACGTATTTGATGGGCGAACATCCTATCGGAAATCTGTATGATGAAAAATCGAATGATGCGGTAGACATTGTCATGAAATTGAATGATGCGGATAAAACATCAATTACAGACATTACTGATGTAAAAATCAAAGGACAAATGGGAAATATGGTTCCTGTAAGTGATTTGGTGAAAATTCAGCGCGAAGAACTACAGAAAACCATTTACAGAAAAGACCAAAAAAGGGTAGTGTACGTATTGGCAGATATGGCAGGAGGTTTAGAAAGTCCAGCGTATGCAATTCTGGGAATGGAAGAAAAATTGAAAAAAATGCAACTTCCAAAAGGATATACGATTAATGAACTGTACATGAATCAACCAAGCAATGAAGATGATTATACCGTAAAATGGGACGGAGAATGGCAGATTACTTTAGAAGTTTTCCGAGATTTAGGAGCTGCTTTTGCAGTGGTAATTATCATTATCTACATGCTGATTGTAGGTTGGTTCCAAAACTTTAAAACACCAATGGTCATGATGGTTGCGATTCCATTGTCATTAATAGGAATTGTCTTGGGACACTGGCTATTAGGAGCGTTCTTCACCGCAACTTCATTCATCGGGATGATTGCTTTAGCAGGAGTCATGGTAAGAAACTCAGTATTGCTCATTGACTTTATAGAAATTCGACTCAATGAAGGAATTCCGATGAAACAAGCGATTATAGAAGCAGGAGCGGTAAGAACTACACCAATTTTATTAACAACAGGAGCGGTAGTTATAGGAGCGGTAATCATCTTATTCGACCCTATTTTCCAAGGATTAGCCATTTCATTAGTTTTTGGAGCAATCGTTTCTACTTTGTTGACGCTAATTGTCATTCCGTTGATTTATTACATGACCGAAAAGAAAAAATGGGAGAAAATACACGCAGATGAAAAAACAGAATATGGCGAGATTTCTTCAGAGGATAACCTATAAAAAAATGTATTCAATATGAAACTTTTAATGATTACAGCGATTAGAGAATTTGAGAAAAATGTAAAAGATATTCTCAATCATTCTGGAGTAAAATCTTTTTCATACCATTATGTAAAAGGTTACAAAAATGAAAGCGACGGCAGTTCAGAAAACTGGTTCGGAGCTTCACACACCGAGATAGATTCTGTATTATTTGCCGTTTTTATCGACGAGAATTTTACTGAAGAAGTGTATAAAAAAGTGGAGTTTTTCAATGGGAAACAAAAATCCCTTTCTAAAATTCATGTAGCCACATTAAATATAGAAAAATCAATATAACAATAGAAATATGAAGACAAGAGTAATCCACGGGTTCGCAGGAACCATGATATTAACAAGTTTGTTATTGGGAATTTTTGTACACCAAAATTGGTTTTGGTTAACAGGTTTCGTAGGTGCTAATTTGTTTCAAAACGCTTTTACCAACTGGTGTTTATTAAGTACCATTTTAGAAAAATTGGGCTTAAAAGACGAAAAAGACACTTGTTGTAACTAAAAAATTTTCAATTGTGTCTATAGGCTTCGTTTGTATTTTACAAGTGGGGCCTTTTTTTATTATGATTTATCGTTAGGAAGTAATTAATAAAATCTTTTCATCAAGGAAAGAACAGAAGCTTTAAAATAAATTTTTTATGCTGGCCTCATTTTTTTATTACATTTGTTAAAATTAACATCATGGATTTCAGCATACAACCCGTTTTAGAAACGAATAAAGTAAGACTAGTTCCGCTTCAGGAATCAGATTTCGAAAGATTGTATCAAGTTGCTTCAGACCCTTTGGTTTGGGAACAACACCCAAATAAAAACCGTTTCCAAAAAGATATTTTTAGAAATTTTTTTGATGGAGCCATGATTTCCGAAGGCGCTTTTATCATCATTGATAAAGTAAGCAATGAAGTGGCTGGTAGTACCAGATTTTACAGTTATGACGAAGATGAAAACTCTATTTTCATAGGTTATACTTTTTATGGTAGAAAATTTTGGGGCGGTCAGTTGAATCCTATTGTAAAAAAAATGATGTTAGACTACATTTTCCAATATGTAGATTTGGTAAAGTTTCATGTAGGCGCAGAAAATTGGCGTTCCAGAAAAGCCATGGAAAAATTAGGAGCCGAATTCAAAGGAGAAGTAATGGTAGCGTATCACGGCGAACCTACCAAACAAAACGTAGAATATTGGATTAAAAAAGAAAACTGGAAATAATTACATACAGCCTTTCAAAGCATTAGCTCCCCATATTATCGCAATAAGTGAAATTGTGCCTTTTACTGAGAAAAATAAAATGCCTAGCCAACCGTATTTTTTAAGAAGGGTTTTCCATTTTGGAGTCTTTTTTTCTTCCATAAATATTTTTTTAATTTATAATATTGAATTTAAGAGCCTATCTAGATTTTATTATTTTAAATTTTGTAAACTCTGAAATATTCAATTTAAAAATGTTTTTTATATTGTATTTCTCGCAGATTTTGCAGATTAAGCCGATATTCTTTGAATATCTAAATCTGCTAAATCCGTCTAATCAGCGAGATAATTGATTCTAAATTTTTATAAATCTTAATGGCTTAAAATTGGTTCTAATTTGATGAAGATTCTAAAAATTTTCGTTGATGTGTTTGTCTCTAAATCCTAAAAAGTATAAAACTCCGTCTAAACCTATTGATGAGATAGATTGTCTGGCATTTTCTTTAACCTTTGGTTTGGCATGAAAAGCAATTCCTAGACCAGCAATATTCAGCATCGGTAAATCATTGGCGCCGTCTCCTACAGCTATCACTTGATCCAGTTCTATATTTTCTACTTGAGCCAAAAATTTCAAAAGTTCTGCTTTTCTGTTTCCGTCTACAATGTCTCCCAAATGTTTCCCCGTAAGCTTTCCGTCTTTTATTTCTAATTCGTTAGCGTATAAATAATCTACCCCAAAACGTTTTTTTAGATATTTCCCGAAAAAGGTAAATCCACCCGATAGAATAGCAATTTTATAACCGCATTTCTTTAAAATATGCATCAGTCGGTCTGCACCATCCATAATCGGAAGATTTTCTGCAATTTCTTGCAATACAGATTCGTCTAAGCCTTCCAAAAGAGAAACACGTTTTTTAAAACTTTCGCTAAAATCTATTTCGCCGCGCATCGCTGCTTCGGTGATGGCTCTTACTTCTTCACCAGCTCCAGCTCTTTCTGCCAATTCATCGATAACTTCTGTTTTGATTAAAGTAGAATCCATATCGAAACAGATTAAACGTCTGTTTCTGCGGTAAATATTATCTTTTTGAAATGAAATATCAATGTCTAATGCGCCACTTAAAGTCACAAATTTTTCGTGAATCAAATTCACATTTTGAGGAGTTCCACGCACCGAAAATTCTATACAAGACCTATTTTGACTATCGTCTTCAGAATCGAGTGGGATTCTTCCTGTCAATCTTTTAATGGTGTCGATGTTCAAACCTTGTTCTGCAATGACTTTCGTGACATGAGCCAATTGGTTGGCTTCTATTTTTTGGCCAAGAACGGTAATCACATAACTTTCTTTGCCTTGTCTGGAAACCCATTGGTCATAATCTGCTCTTTCGATGGGCGTAAATTTCGCTTGTACACCGAGCTCGTATGATTTAAAAAGCAAGTCTTTCAAAATATTGCCTTGCATTTGTGGGTCTAAACGAAACAAAATGCCTAAAGATAAAGATTGATGAATGTTTGCCTGACCAATATCGAG
Proteins encoded:
- a CDS encoding GNAT family N-acetyltransferase, coding for MDFSIQPVLETNKVRLVPLQESDFERLYQVASDPLVWEQHPNKNRFQKDIFRNFFDGAMISEGAFIIIDKVSNEVAGSTRFYSYDEDENSIFIGYTFYGRKFWGGQLNPIVKKMMLDYIFQYVDLVKFHVGAENWRSRKAMEKLGAEFKGEVMVAYHGEPTKQNVEYWIKKENWK
- a CDS encoding YgaP family membrane protein, with translation MKTRVIHGFAGTMILTSLLLGIFVHQNWFWLTGFVGANLFQNAFTNWCLLSTILEKLGLKDEKDTCCN
- the serB gene encoding phosphoserine phosphatase SerB → MSITGEDKPGVTSSLTEILSKHNATILDIGQANIHQSLSLGILFRLDPQMQGNILKDLLFKSYELGVQAKFTPIERADYDQWVSRQGKESYVITVLGQKIEANQLAHVTKVIAEQGLNIDTIKRLTGRIPLDSEDDSQNRSCIEFSVRGTPQNVNLIHEKFVTLSGALDIDISFQKDNIYRRNRRLICFDMDSTLIKTEVIDELAERAGAGEEVRAITEAAMRGEIDFSESFKKRVSLLEGLDESVLQEIAENLPIMDGADRLMHILKKCGYKIAILSGGFTFFGKYLKKRFGVDYLYANELEIKDGKLTGKHLGDIVDGNRKAELLKFLAQVENIELDQVIAVGDGANDLPMLNIAGLGIAFHAKPKVKENARQSISSIGLDGVLYFLGFRDKHINENF
- a CDS encoding efflux RND transporter permease subunit, with product MEKGFAGRIAEFFINSKLTILLMIALMIIGVYSSTLIPREEEPQIIVPMADVMVGYPGASPKEVESRVVKPLEKIISNIKGVEHVHSMAMNGQAMIIVQFYVGEDTERSYVKLYDELMKNKNIFPKGVYEPMVKTRSIDDVPMLGLTLWSEKYNDYELRQMTEELSSEIKKIKDVSLTKVIGGRNRQLKVELDKDKMAELSIDALNVMQMIQANNGSSQSGSFDANDTEYLLTIGQFLSSAEDVENLVVGTSQNMPVYLKQIAKVEDGAQSPANYVSFGYGNAVENGKKFKSEYPAVTLSVSKVKGADAMKISEQILDKVEDLKKTLIPNDVHVEVTRNYGETASHKVSELLMHLGVAILAVTVLVMLAMGWRGGLVVFFSVPLTFALTLFSYYMLGYTLNRITLFALVFVVGIVVDDSIIIAENMHRHFHMKKLPFKQAAIYAINEVGNPTILATFTVIAAILPMAFVSGMMGPYMSPMPIGASIAMMLSLFVALTVTPYLGYHLLKVKDDEEHKEEQGMEASKIYRIYKKIEQPFLDSGKKRWTMMGITVVLLLISMLAFATKWVAVKMLPFDNKNEIQVVIDMPEGTTLERTASVSQEIAQYLKTVPEVVNYQSYVGSSAPITFNGLVRHYDMRGQSNTADIQVNLLHKEDRDNQSHDVAKNIRPEIQKIAKKYNANVKIVEVPPGPPVLSTIVAEIYGPNYDEQIKVANQVQNILNNTDDVVDVDWMVEAPQTEFKLVADKEKAMLNGVAPAQIVGNLTYLMGEHPIGNLYDEKSNDAVDIVMKLNDADKTSITDITDVKIKGQMGNMVPVSDLVKIQREELQKTIYRKDQKRVVYVLADMAGGLESPAYAILGMEEKLKKMQLPKGYTINELYMNQPSNEDDYTVKWDGEWQITLEVFRDLGAAFAVVIIIIYMLIVGWFQNFKTPMVMMVAIPLSLIGIVLGHWLLGAFFTATSFIGMIALAGVMVRNSVLLIDFIEIRLNEGIPMKQAIIEAGAVRTTPILLTTGAVVIGAVIILFDPIFQGLAISLVFGAIVSTLLTLIVIPLIYYMTEKKKWEKIHADEKTEYGEISSEDNL